One stretch of Spirochaetota bacterium DNA includes these proteins:
- a CDS encoding AraC family transcriptional regulator, with product MSNGVALGFNSYTTFCTVFSKMVGMSPKQYRKEHLKNDQLQNH from the coding sequence TTGTCTAATGGTGTTGCATTAGGGTTTAATTCCTACACTACGTTTTGTACAGTGTTTTCCAAGATGGTTGGCATGTCGCCAAAACAATACCGTAAGGAACACCTAAAAAATGATCAGTTACAAAATCATTGA